GGAAAGTGGTGAGGTCGGGTTCGATGTTTACTTCTCCATGGCTAGGGGTAATGATTCTGTTCCTGCTATGGAAATGACCAAGTGGTTTGATACAAACTAGTAAGTGATCgaatcctcttttttttttaatgtttgtaaAGAAAGATTCTAATGCTAATTAAATGCCTTAACAGCCATTACATTGTTCCTGAGCTGGGTCCTTCTGTTAAATTCTCCTATGCATCTCACAAGGCTGTGGAGGAGTTTAAGGAAGCCAAAGCGGTAAGTTGACTGCAACctttcttagttaaaagcttGTAGTCGACCTGTTAAAAGGTTCTTATTCAAAATTGTGCTTTTTGGCTGCTCATGGCACAGCTTGGCATAGACACAGTTCCTGTGCTCATTGGTCCCATGACCTATTTGCTCCTCTCAAAACCAGCAAAGGATGTTGATAAATCTTTCTGCCTTCTCTCTCTGATTGACAAGATTCTTCCCGTCTACAAGTAAGACTCTTATTAAGGTTTTCTAGAAATTGTCTTGAAGAATGGTTCTTGTAGCATATAGTGCTCGAGAGGTGTTAAATGGTTCCTATgtcattttcttatttgtcagaGAAGTTTTGACTGATCTTAAGTCTGCTGGTGCACGTTGGATTCAGTTCGACGAGCCTATACTTGTGATGGATCTTGATACCAACCAATTGCAGGCGTTTTCGGATGCCTACTCTCACATGGAGTCATCTTTGGCGGGGTTGAATGTTCTTATAGCCACATACTTCGCAGATGTTCCTGCTGAAGCGTACAAGGCATTAACGTCCTTAAAGTGTGTAACTGGGTTTGGATTTGACCTCGTTCGTGGATTAGAGACTCTTGATTTGATCAAAGTGGATTTTCCTCGTGGGAAGCTGCTATTCGCTGGAGTTGTTGATGGAAGGAACATTTGGGCCAATGATCTTTCTGCTTCACTCAAGACACTACAGACTCTTGAAGACATTGTTGGAAAAGGTAATCAGTAAACAACCTTTTATTCGATCGTTAGCCTCAGAATGATGTAAATCTTTGTCTTCTCTTTTGCAGAAAAAGTCGTTGTCTCTACTTCTTGTTCTCTACTCCATACGGCTGTAGACTTGGTGAATGAAATTAAACTTGATAAAGAACTAAAATCATGGCTTGCATTTGCTGCACAAAAGGTCGTTGAAGTTAATGCACTTGCCAGATCATTCTCTGGTGTTAAGGATGAGGTAAGGTACATATTTGCTTATTACATTACGCACATCGTTTGAGGACTAGGACTATTATCTCTTTGTAGGCACTGTTTGCTTCTAATTCCATGAGACAAGCTTCTAGAAGATCATCTCCAAGGGTGACAAATGCCACTATACAACATAATGTAAGGGGTTTTCTTACAAATACATTTTGTACCCTGGACTTGGATCTTTAATTACTTTCTTACTCAGGTTGCTGCAGTAATTAAATCTGATCACCGGCGTTCTACAAAAGTAAGTGCTAGGCTACAAGCCCAGCAGAAGAAGCTAAACCTTCCTCCTCTTCCAACAACTACAATTGGATCTTTTCCTCAAACCCCAGATCTCAGACGGATACGCAAGGAATTCAAGGCCAGAAAGTAGGCGTATCTAATCCGATGATGTATCTAAAAACTGTAACATGACATTCTTCTATTACTCATTCACTCACTGCATTTTGTAGGATATCAGAAATTGACTATGTCCAAGCTATCAAAGTCGAATTTGAAAAGGTTGTTAAGCTTCAGGAAGAGCTTGGCATTGATGTATTGGTGCATGGGGAGGCAGAGGTGAAAACATACTAAAACACTAAGCTTATTATTCGAACTATTGCATTGTTTATTCCCCTGATATGCCGTAGTCCTGCAGAGAAACGATATGGTGGAGTTTTTTGGCGAGCAGCTGTCTGGCTTTGCATTCACATCGAATGGGTGGGTCCAGTCATATGGATCACGTTGTGTCAAGCCACCTATCATCTACGGTGATGTCAGCCGACCAAAGGCAATGACTGTCTTCTGGTCTTCTATGGCACAGAAGATGACCAAACGTCCTATGAAAGGGATGCTCACTGGTCCTGTTACAATTCTCAATTGGTCCTTTGTTAGAAATGACCAGCCCAGGTGTGTGACAACCCAAGCCTATCAAATTCTCTTTTCACTCTATATGGTGGTCCATCTCACGGTTGCTGTTGTTTATAGGTATGAGACGTGTTTCCAAATTGCACTTGCCATTAAAGATGAGGTTAAGGACCTTGAGAAGGCTGGTATCACTGTTATCCAGATTGATGAAGCTGCATTAAGAGAGGGACTGCCTCTCAGGAGATCCGAGCAAGAACTTTACCTTGACTGGGCCGTCCACGCATTCAGAATCACAAACTGTGATGTGCGAGACACTACTCAGGTCGATCATCTTTATCTCACTTTATTGCTCCATTATGAAACAGATGTAATTTATTCATGCTCTCCTTGTACCTTCATGCAGATTCACACCCACATGTGCTACTCAAATTTCAACGACATTATCAACTCAATTATAAACATGGATGCTGATGTGATCACTATTGAAAACTCACGGTCAGATGAGAAGCTCTTATCAGTCTTCCATGAAGGAGTGAAATACGGTGCTGGAATCGGTCCGGGGGTTTATGACATTCACTCTCCTCGTATCCCATCCGCTGAAGAAATAGCTGAGCGTATCAACAAGATGCTTGCAGTTCTGGATAGTAAAGTCCTTTGGGTGAACCCTGACTGTGGCCTAAAGACGCGGAAGTACTCTGAAGTTAAGTCTGCACTTAGCAACATGGTTGCTGCTGCCAAGCTAATCCGCTCTCAGCTAAATAAGTCATAAAGCCTTTCTCATCAAGTAAGTTTGTTCATACATAACCACTTTCCTCTCTCTATAAATCCCTTATTTATTATCAATGAACCTGTAATGATTGTTCTGGCACTGGAATTATGCTAAAACTGATTTGAAATCTATAAaatggagtttttttttctcattttctagTTACACATTTGTAAACAGACATGTAGAGGGGaattatcaaatattatttattttctgcaTGAGCAAACATATACATTGTGTGAAGGGTCACTCATTCCTCTGAGTTCCACACAAGGGATGAACGTACTGCATTTCTAGCATAGAGTAAGATTAGCAGAACCAATGTAATCGAAGCAGCCATATTGCAGAGTAGCTGCCTTTGGCTTTTAGCTTTCTGTACCACATTTCCAGTTGCCTCTTTGTACTTCTCGAACAACTTCGCTCCAACTTTGTCCTTCTCTTCATCTTTGGAACTCAAAGGTCCTTTTGGCTCACCAATTAGTTCCTTGTTGTCATTCTGTACTTCCCCTGCTTTTTTATGTGCATCATGCTTCAGCTCTTCGGGTTTAAATCCCAGGCCTTGTTTGGCCTCATGTTGATCACGTGGTTGCGTCATCACCGGTGGTTTGACAGGTGATTGAGGGATTCCTGTCTTGGCACCATCCGGCTTCTCGACCGTTGCTGCTTTAGCACCCTGTCCTTGTTTTGTCTCTTGTTGATCATGTGGTTTCTTGACCACCTGTGACGGTGGCTTAGTATGAGGGCTCCCTGTCTTGACTTTGGAATGTCGGATGTAGAGTTTGTTATCCTTGAACATAGCTGAAACCGAGTCAATATCAACGGTCATGGGAATGTTAATTTCGTGGCGGAAACGAATCCATTTGTTTCCACCAGTTGGACGTTCTCCTGTTAGTCTTAGCTTCCTTGTTGTGGTTACCGCCACCTTAACTTGTTCTTTCTTGAATCCTAATCACACAAAACAATGCATTATGAGCTTTGCTTGGTTCTTACCAAACTACTTATCTCTCTTCTTTCTGTTGTAGAGAAATGAAACATGAATAAACAagattgagaagaagaagaagaagacaaagaaccTGGAAGATCAACGACAAGGATCTCAGCGTCTGGTTCAAAGGTCCATCTAGTTGCAGGCTCAAATTCTTGGTAGATTCTAGTTGCAGccattctctctctcactctcttttATAATCTTTGGTTTAAATAGAAGTTAATGTTTATGTGATGTGAGAAAGCAGAGAAACATCAAATGAATTTATAGGCAACGAAGATTATTAGACAGCAAAAGagttttgtttgatttggttttagtttGAAGAAACGAAGGCTTagttcttttggttttctttgtcttgaagcttttaatgattcttTGGATTGAGTTCAATATTAAGTATACctttattatttgttatattcatatttttttattttcatgtacGTATgagaataatattttcttatacaCATGCAACGTTGCATGAAGATGAATCCAAACACCCCCATTGTTATGCTCACCATCCTTGCATTATACACTtgatttaaatatcttttaactgataatattttcttatataacaTAGATATGCCTAAAACAAAAGTGGAATAGATTTTCTAAGTTGCAGCTTATTACAAAAACTGGTTTATCACATAAACATTATTATGCAAACATAGCAATGTTGCAAGCACTTAAAATAAACAGATCAATTACATTCACAACACAAACACAAGCTATCAAATGTTCTTCCTCTGCTTGATTTTCCAGTCCAAGTATTTCTCAACAACATCGAGTCCACAAAGCTCCTTCACAACAGGCATTGTTGCTGGAACAGGCAAATCAAAGCTCAGATCAACCCCTTGTTGGTTATTACTCCATGTATGAACCTGTTTATTTGCTTCTTTAACAGCTGCTCGGACCGCACAGTGAACAGAAGCCGCTAAAAGCAATGGTGGTTCACCAGAAGCTGTATCAAACCCCCAAAACAAAAGTTTTTAACACAAAGATTCTCAACCAATGAAGGTATAAGTGGATATAAAATAAGTTAAGTCACCTTTGGATGAAAGAACACGGTTCTTGTGGTGTCCAGTGTTGAGAATCTCGACATTAAACTGTCTTGGAATTGTATCGACCGTTGGGATCTTGTAAGTCCATGTGCTGTCTGTTACTATGAGACCGTCTGAGTTCATTAGGTACTCTTCAAGCATGAAGAACCCAAGTCCTTGAACAAACGCTCCTTCAATCTGCAAAATTTACAATGAAACATTACAAATCCACACCAAGAGAACCATAGCAGAAACATACAACACATAGAGTCTGTTTAAACCTGTCCTAAATCCACAGCGGGGTTGAGACTTTTCCCACAATCATAGATGATATCAGTGCGCAGAACCGTTGATTCACCAGTCAAAATGTTTACTTCAACCTGTTTGATTACAGCCAAACAAATCTAAACATTGTTTCACAAACTGTTAAGTAAGCTAAGAGGAGCTATACCTCGCTCGCTGCAACTCCATAGTTAAGGTACTGCTTATTGTAGAAGTCCGGCGAGTAAGTGTTACTAACAGACATGTTCACCGATCGCATATAAGCCTACACCAGACCATCCAAGAAAAAAGAATGTTTCATAAGTCCACTCATAATAATAACCAGAGAACACCAAAAGTTACAATGAGTAAACCTGACTGATGAGGCTATCCCAAGTCACAGGTCCTCCTGTTTTCTCCTCCAAAGCAGCCTTGACAGGTAACAGCCTCTCAACTAAACCATCGCAGCAAATCCTAACCGCTTCACTACTAGCCTCAGAGGTTGTGCTACCACCAGTTACTGAGCCTTGCACCATACTCAAAGTATCGGTCTGGATGACACGGATCTTCTCGAGAAGCTCATCGCTTGTAGTACTGCACTGAATCAGCCCAAGTGAGAATGCAGCCATCTGTTTCACCTTTGTCCATAGCCCTTGTCCTATCTCAATCCCTGGAACCTCAACCACTATAGACCCATCGCTCAACACGCTTACTCTTCCGGGTGTTAACCGCAAAGACACTCCATAAACCGCAGGCACACGAGAGATCCCTCTCTTTCTCCACTTGCTTGAGGCATTAAACTCATCAACCACCTTCCTCCTCTGGCTAAACCCTGAGAACTCCTCTAGCTTCTCCCAAAGCTGTGGCAACGTGTACTCAGTGGCCTCACCAGCTTTCTTGTTATAAAACAACTTCAAGCTCTCATAAGCATGGAGGTTAACCTTCCTGATCTCATCCACATCAATAGAAAGATACGAAGCTACTTTCTCAATGATGGCTTCAGCTATATAAGATCCTTGTACATCACCAGGAGCTCTAACAGCAGTTCTGCTCACCGTGTTTGTTTTGCATACTTTCACATCAAAAGAGAGAGCACCCCAGTCATACTTCATCAATGCTCCTTGGATCCCTGACGGCATAAGGGGGCTTATGTCTTCGCTTAGCCCTGCATCAAGTAGCAGCTCTAAGTCTAGAGCAGTGACCTTCCCATTGGATTTGAATCCAACGCTATATGTGATTTTCATAGGATGTCTTCCTCCGGTTGTTATCATATCTGTTTTCCGGTTCACATATGTCCTCACTGGACGCTGCATTTTGGTTGCTGCAAGTGCACACGCTGCAGCAACCTAATAGCAAAAATTTTGTTCAAATCGGGTTTGTAATCGGTTCCGAATTCCCGTTTAAACAGggttattttaatataattttaattaaaacaaacatGATATACTCAAAGTACACCTGAGAGAGTATGAACTTACAGGCATTGATTTCATGACTTTGCCACCGAACCCGCCACCAACTCGTCTAGTAATGACACGGACATTATGCTCAGGAACACCAAGACATCCAGCGATGGTCCGGTGTACATACTCAGGGGCTTGAGCTGAGCTATAAACCAACATACAGTTGTCTTCATCAGGCACTGCAAGAGCTGTTTGTGTCTCCATATAGAAGAAGTACTGTGACCCCAGACTTATCTATATATCAACAGcaatcacaaatattaagacAAGAGTAGggcttgagagagagagagaagaaaaaaaagggaaCCAGAACCAACCTTTGATCCAAGAATCTTATGCTCAGCTTCAGCCATTCCCTTGGTGATATCACCGACCGGTTTACTCTTCAGAAATGGAGGGATCTCGAAAAGACTAGACTTCTCAACAGCTTCTTCTACGGACAGTATGGGCGGTTCTAAACCCTCAGTGTCATAATCAATCACAACAAGGTTTACTGCAGTATCTGCAAGCTTTTGACTCTCTGCAACCTGCACATAACACAAGTTGAATCTAATCCAACTAGTTTCTTCTTCATAGAGCGATAATGTAACCACCCTTCACCAGACTTACCAAGAAGGCGATGATCTCACCAGCACCATGGGTGATCTCTTCAGCAAACAAAAGATCCGAGGCAAAGAAACCTTTGTTACCAACATTTTGTCCACCTTTGGGAATATCTTTGTACGTTATTATGCCGAGAACTCCCTCTGGAACTATGTTCTCCTTGAACCTTATACTCTTGATCCGAGCCAACGGCATTGTACTGTAGATAAATGCACCGTATAGACAGTTCTCCGGTGAAGGAATGTCGTCTACATAAACAGCCTCACCTGTAGAATCATTTAAACAGTAACAGAGAATCAACGTTAGCCATTTTCATCTAGAAAGTCATTAAAGAGTATCAGGACCATTCTTCAGCATAGGCATGTGAAGCATTGGCTTACGGCTcccaaaattttagaaaaaaattgtaaaagcaaaaattatataaatcattACTCTCCAAAATCTTAGGACCGGTTCTGAAGAGTATTATATAGAACTCACCAGATGCTTGAAGCTTAGCTCCAGACTTTACAATGCCTTTACCGACCGGACTATGTTCTTGAGTTTCAACTATCTGCTGTGCAGATGACAACATAGCTTCACGTTTCAAAGATTCAAAACCGTTCTCTTTACTACATCCGTTGAGCAAACCGTTTGTAGTTAAAGATCCAAAGAACTCAAAGAGGAAAGTAACAGCCAAGCTTGATCTATAACCAGGATTCAAAGTACCCTTATCAGGTACTATCTCATCTTTAAGCAAGCCAATAGCGTCCATCAAAACCTCATCAGAGATAACTTTCCCCACAAGGAAGTCTTCAACCTTCCTCGCCCTGTGCGCATGTTTGGTTCCATAAGCACCAAAAGCTAACAAGCAATCATTCACAACAACGCCATCACGTGTTGCATTCAAAGAAACTTCAGCTGAGAAAGCTGCGTTGAGAAACGCCAATGCGTTTCCTAGAGGACGTGGAGCTGCTCT
Above is a window of Brassica napus cultivar Da-Ae chromosome A10, Da-Ae, whole genome shotgun sequence DNA encoding:
- the LOC106371698 gene encoding 5-methyltetrahydropteroyltriglutamate--homocysteine methyltransferase 3, chloroplastic-like isoform X2: MGQRALQRVPPSLPSRTPSLPPPSSSSPSLRCAPSSRRPLRPRPMSSHIVGYPRIGPKRELKFALESFWDGKTGAEDLQNVAADLRRSIWKHMAGVGIKYIPSNTFSYYDQMLDTTAMLGAVPSRYGWESGEVGFDVYFSMARGNDSVPAMEMTKWFDTNYHYIVPELGPSVKFSYASHKAVEEFKEAKALGIDTVPVLIGPMTYLLLSKPAKDVDKSFCLLSLIDKILPVYKEVLTDLKSAGARWIQFDEPILVMDLDTNQLQAFSDAYSHMESSLAGLNVLIATYFADVPAEAYKALTSLKCVTGFGFDLVRGLETLDLIKVDFPRGKLLFAGVVDGRNIWANDLSASLKTLQTLEDIVGKEKVVVSTSCSLLHTAVDLVNEIKLDKELKSWLAFAAQKVVEVNALARSFSGVKDEALFASNSMRQASRRSSPRVTNATIQHNVAAVIKSDHRRSTKVSARLQAQQKKLNLPPLPTTTIGSFPQTPDLRRIRKEFKARKISEIDYVQAIKVEFEKVVKLQEELGIDVLVHGEAERNDMVEFFGEQLSGFAFTSNGWVQSYGSRCVKPPIIYGDVSRPKAMTVFWSSMAQKMTKRPMKGMLTGPVTILNWSFVRNDQPRYETCFQIALAIKDEVKDLEKAGITVIQIDEAALREGLPLRRSEQELYLDWAVHAFRITNCDVRDTTQIHTHMCYSNFNDIINSIINMDADVITIENSRSDEKLLSVFHEGVKYGAGIGPGVYDIHSPRIPSAEEIAERINKMLAVLDSKVLWVNPDCGLKTRKYSEVKSALSNMVAAAKLIRSQLNKS
- the LOC106371698 gene encoding 5-methyltetrahydropteroyltriglutamate--homocysteine methyltransferase 3, chloroplastic-like isoform X1 produces the protein MSLLLPRRRLNRNNRSSLKKGKTIRMGQRALQRVPPSLPSRTPSLPPPSSSSPSLRCAPSSRRPLRPRPMSSHIVGYPRIGPKRELKFALESFWDGKTGAEDLQNVAADLRRSIWKHMAGVGIKYIPSNTFSYYDQMLDTTAMLGAVPSRYGWESGEVGFDVYFSMARGNDSVPAMEMTKWFDTNYHYIVPELGPSVKFSYASHKAVEEFKEAKALGIDTVPVLIGPMTYLLLSKPAKDVDKSFCLLSLIDKILPVYKEVLTDLKSAGARWIQFDEPILVMDLDTNQLQAFSDAYSHMESSLAGLNVLIATYFADVPAEAYKALTSLKCVTGFGFDLVRGLETLDLIKVDFPRGKLLFAGVVDGRNIWANDLSASLKTLQTLEDIVGKEKVVVSTSCSLLHTAVDLVNEIKLDKELKSWLAFAAQKVVEVNALARSFSGVKDEALFASNSMRQASRRSSPRVTNATIQHNVAAVIKSDHRRSTKVSARLQAQQKKLNLPPLPTTTIGSFPQTPDLRRIRKEFKARKISEIDYVQAIKVEFEKVVKLQEELGIDVLVHGEAERNDMVEFFGEQLSGFAFTSNGWVQSYGSRCVKPPIIYGDVSRPKAMTVFWSSMAQKMTKRPMKGMLTGPVTILNWSFVRNDQPRYETCFQIALAIKDEVKDLEKAGITVIQIDEAALREGLPLRRSEQELYLDWAVHAFRITNCDVRDTTQIHTHMCYSNFNDIINSIINMDADVITIENSRSDEKLLSVFHEGVKYGAGIGPGVYDIHSPRIPSAEEIAERINKMLAVLDSKVLWVNPDCGLKTRKYSEVKSALSNMVAAAKLIRSQLNKS
- the LOC106371699 gene encoding inactive protein RESTRICTED TEV MOVEMENT 2-like, which translates into the protein MAATRIYQEFEPATRWTFEPDAEILVVDLPGFKKEQVKVAVTTTRKLRLTGERPTGGNKWIRFRHEINIPMTVDIDSVSAMFKDNKLYIRHSKVKTGSPHTKPPSQVVKKPHDQQETKQGQGAKAATVEKPDGAKTGIPQSPVKPPVMTQPRDQHEAKQGLGFKPEELKHDAHKKAGEVQNDNKELIGEPKGPLSSKDEEKDKVGAKLFEKYKEATGNVVQKAKSQRQLLCNMAASITLVLLILLYARNAVRSSLVWNSEE
- the LOC106371701 gene encoding indole-3-acetaldehyde oxidase-like, whose product is MGEKKVIEEKEEAMKIKKTSLVFAVNGERFELDLSSVDPSTTLIDFLRNKTPFKSVKLGCGEGGCGACVVLLSKYDPLLDKVDDFTVSSCLTLLCSIDGCSITTSEGLGNSRTGFHAVHERIAGFHATQCGFCTPGMSVSMFSALLNADKSSSHDPPPRNGSSNLTAAEAEKAVSGNLCRCTGYRPLVDACKSFAKDVDIEDLGFNSFCKKGGDRDDALKNLPCYDHTKSTTFPEFLKKELKMDMSLESDRRKYRWSSPGSISELQGLLQLDNSMSVKLVAGNTSTGYYKEEKERKYSRFIDIRRLPELTVVRRDEKGVELGAAVTISKAIEVLREKENVSMLAKLANHMEKIASRFVRNTGTLGGNIMMAQRKQFPSDLTTILVAARATVKIMSIGSNVQEQFTLEEFLQQPPLDAKSLLVSLVIPSWRPLKNGSSSSDTHLLFETYRAAPRPLGNALAFLNAAFSAEVSLNATRDGVVVNDCLLAFGAYGTKHAHRARKVEDFLVGKVISDEVLMDAIGLLKDEIVPDKGTLNPGYRSSLAVTFLFEFFGSLTTNGLLNGCSKENGFESLKREAMLSSAQQIVETQEHSPVGKGIVKSGAKLQASGEAVYVDDIPSPENCLYGAFIYSTMPLARIKSIRFKENIVPEGVLGIITYKDIPKGGQNVGNKGFFASDLLFAEEITHGAGEIIAFLVAESQKLADTAVNLVVIDYDTEGLEPPILSVEEAVEKSSLFEIPPFLKSKPVGDITKGMAEAEHKILGSKISLGSQYFFYMETQTALAVPDEDNCMLVYSSAQAPEYVHRTIAGCLGVPEHNVRVITRRVGGGFGGKVMKSMPVAAACALAATKMQRPVRTYVNRKTDMITTGGRHPMKITYSVGFKSNGKVTALDLELLLDAGLSEDISPLMPSGIQGALMKYDWGALSFDVKVCKTNTVSRTAVRAPGDVQGSYIAEAIIEKVASYLSIDVDEIRKVNLHAYESLKLFYNKKAGEATEYTLPQLWEKLEEFSGFSQRRKVVDEFNASSKWRKRGISRVPAVYGVSLRLTPGRVSVLSDGSIVVEVPGIEIGQGLWTKVKQMAAFSLGLIQCSTTSDELLEKIRVIQTDTLSMVQGSVTGGSTTSEASSEAVRICCDGLVERLLPVKAALEEKTGGPVTWDSLISQAYMRSVNMSVSNTYSPDFYNKQYLNYGVAASEVEVNILTGESTVLRTDIIYDCGKSLNPAVDLGQIEGAFVQGLGFFMLEEYLMNSDGLIVTDSTWTYKIPTVDTIPRQFNVEILNTGHHKNRVLSSKASGEPPLLLAASVHCAVRAAVKEANKQVHTWSNNQQGVDLSFDLPVPATMPVVKELCGLDVVEKYLDWKIKQRKNI